Proteins encoded in a region of the Sander lucioperca isolate FBNREF2018 chromosome 18, SLUC_FBN_1.2, whole genome shotgun sequence genome:
- the sertad4 gene encoding SERTA domain-containing protein 4 isoform X2: protein MTLVLSMNPFLDSEGDSPLSTYKPIWESERCTKTCLSNPAPPCSSEEKFTQEPPCRRVPDHVSVSRIAYFKRKFVDDDDEPPFSFRTYCQTVAPVLEERAHVLRLSLEKMRFIDDPEAFLRRSVLVNNLLRRLRTEILLQSTDWCFPPNPAFTTGPCVPAPTTNAAHQALRGAVPTRICLAPQAGPPFRKRFRMVRGGQGDLRPDCAQTCCCIYAAAAAAGHYLHLPFSMYDAALSTCPSTPHSSSFFQLASHSKLGLTMAIEEHDGEDEDVEEENEEDEERELDEEEEEEEEEVDRREAGPSLDVVKDKSRQKSRTRNLLGHAHTRTEEDSCMTDRVEEEEGEQEEEEEEEEEEEEEEGRVVRPCQWDSTATERELHKVSFWRRRAHRQ, encoded by the exons ATGACCCTAGTTTTGTCCATGAATCCTTTCCTGGACTCAGAGGGAGACTCTCCGCTCTCCACATACAAGCCTATATGGGAATCGGAGCGTTGCACTAAGACCTGCCTGTCGAACCCTGCCCCACCATGCAGTTCTGAAGAGAAATTTACACAAG AACCGCCCTGCAGGCGAGTTCCTGATCATGTTTCAGTATCAAGGATTGCATACTTCAAGAGGAAgtttgttgatgatgatgatgagccTCCCTTCAGCTTCAGGACATACTGCCAGACT GTTGCCCCAGTCTTGGAGGAGCGTGCCCATGTGCTGCGCCTCTCCCTGGAGAAGATGCGGTTCATTGACGACCCTGAGGCCTTCCTCCGACGCTCCGTCCTCGTCAACAATCTCCTTCGGCGCCTGCGAACTGAGATTCTGCTCCAAAGCACTGACTGGTGCTTCCCACCCAACCCAGCATTTACCACTGGCCCCTGCGTCCCAGCACCCACCACTAACGCTGCTCACCAGGCACTCCGCGGAGCAGTACCCACCCGGATCTGTTTAGCACCCCAAGCCGGACCGCCCTTCCGTAAGCGCTTCCGAATGGTCCGTGGAGGACAGGGGGATCTACGCCCTGACTGTGCCCAGACATGCTGCTGCATCTACGCAGCGGCCGCTGCTGCAGGACACTATCTCCACCTCCCATTCTCCATGTACGATGCAGCACTCTCGACCTGCCCATCCACACCACActcctcctctttttttcaGCTAGCTAGCCATAGTAAGTTAGGGCTGACAATGGCCATAGAAGAGCATGATGGGGAGGATGAAGATGTTGAGGAGGAAAATGAAGAGGATGAAGAGAGGGAAttggac gaggaggaggaggaggaggaagaagaggttgATAGAAGAGAAGCTGGGCCTTCCCTTGATGTTGTCAAGGACAAGTCAAGACAGAAAAGTAGGACTAGAAACTTGCTGGGTCACGCACATACAAGGACAGAGGAGGACAGCTGCATGACAGATAGggtagaggaggaagagggagagcaagaggaggaggaggaagaggaggaggaggaggaagaagaggaggggcGGGTTGTGAGACCATGTCAGTGGGACTCTACTGCCACAGAAAGGGAGCTCCACAAGGTCAGCTTTTGGCGCCGCAGGGCTCATAGACAATGA
- the sertad4 gene encoding SERTA domain-containing protein 4 isoform X1 has protein sequence MTLVLSMNPFLDSEGDSPLSTYKPIWESERCTKTCLSNPAPPCSSEEKFTQEPPCRRVPDHVSVSRIAYFKRKFVDDDDEPPFSFRTYCQTVAPVLEERAHVLRLSLEKMRFIDDPEAFLRRSVLVNNLLRRLRTEILLQSTDWCFPPNPAFTTGPCVPAPTTNAAHQALRGAVPTRICLAPQAGPPFRKRFRMVRGGQGDLRPDCAQTCCCIYAAAAAAGHYLHLPFSMYDAALSTCPSTPHSSSFFQLASHSKLGLTMAIEEHDGEDEDVEEENEEDEERELDEEEEEEEEEEEEEEEEEEEVDRREAGPSLDVVKDKSRQKSRTRNLLGHAHTRTEEDSCMTDRVEEEEGEQEEEEEEEEEEEEEEGRVVRPCQWDSTATERELHKVSFWRRRAHRQ, from the exons ATGACCCTAGTTTTGTCCATGAATCCTTTCCTGGACTCAGAGGGAGACTCTCCGCTCTCCACATACAAGCCTATATGGGAATCGGAGCGTTGCACTAAGACCTGCCTGTCGAACCCTGCCCCACCATGCAGTTCTGAAGAGAAATTTACACAAG AACCGCCCTGCAGGCGAGTTCCTGATCATGTTTCAGTATCAAGGATTGCATACTTCAAGAGGAAgtttgttgatgatgatgatgagccTCCCTTCAGCTTCAGGACATACTGCCAGACT GTTGCCCCAGTCTTGGAGGAGCGTGCCCATGTGCTGCGCCTCTCCCTGGAGAAGATGCGGTTCATTGACGACCCTGAGGCCTTCCTCCGACGCTCCGTCCTCGTCAACAATCTCCTTCGGCGCCTGCGAACTGAGATTCTGCTCCAAAGCACTGACTGGTGCTTCCCACCCAACCCAGCATTTACCACTGGCCCCTGCGTCCCAGCACCCACCACTAACGCTGCTCACCAGGCACTCCGCGGAGCAGTACCCACCCGGATCTGTTTAGCACCCCAAGCCGGACCGCCCTTCCGTAAGCGCTTCCGAATGGTCCGTGGAGGACAGGGGGATCTACGCCCTGACTGTGCCCAGACATGCTGCTGCATCTACGCAGCGGCCGCTGCTGCAGGACACTATCTCCACCTCCCATTCTCCATGTACGATGCAGCACTCTCGACCTGCCCATCCACACCACActcctcctctttttttcaGCTAGCTAGCCATAGTAAGTTAGGGCTGACAATGGCCATAGAAGAGCATGATGGGGAGGATGAAGATGTTGAGGAGGAAAATGAAGAGGATGAAGAGAGGGAAttggacgaggaggaggaggaggaggaggaggaggaggaggaggaggaggaggaggaagaagaggttgATAGAAGAGAAGCTGGGCCTTCCCTTGATGTTGTCAAGGACAAGTCAAGACAGAAAAGTAGGACTAGAAACTTGCTGGGTCACGCACATACAAGGACAGAGGAGGACAGCTGCATGACAGATAGggtagaggaggaagagggagagcaagaggaggaggaggaagaggaggaggaggaggaagaagaggaggggcGGGTTGTGAGACCATGTCAGTGGGACTCTACTGCCACAGAAAGGGAGCTCCACAAGGTCAGCTTTTGGCGCCGCAGGGCTCATAGACAATGA